Part of the Bacillus rossius redtenbacheri isolate Brsri chromosome 9 unlocalized genomic scaffold, Brsri_v3 Brsri_v3_scf9_2, whole genome shotgun sequence genome is shown below.
gttgcccgggcttaaccacccttcggagttgattttcggaaaacgtcatcctgcataacatgaggaacattactgtcaagttcaagtctgtaggatataaaattgaaaaaaaatggcaatttttgatatttaaagtccccgtaaaatttcaacggtgatgaggactgcactaacagtaAATTAGTTGTTGCCaaagagacgaatgaagcatcaacaaagcaacagccattgccatggtgattttctaccaaaaactggaattttgatattttacacccccaaaactcccttTGGGAGTTGGGCATAAACAATGTaaaatcccgttgtcatggagatggagtacccactgttgccagtgcttaaccacccttgggagctgattttcggaaaacgctgccattaatcgaaataaaatgtagcctatatataaagttggacaaagttacaaatatttgtgcgaaatttcattaaaatcaatgcagtagtttcggaaattagcccggacaaacatcgtgacacgagatttttatatataaagttttaattctgttttgctaGACTTGAATTGTCAAGCCTGAAATAgaacagcccgtcgcatccgtccgtcagcctccaagcgatatacaacttaacttcacttcactgcttggattttggccttgagcggtatccgtttagccagaaatatcaatttcattattctttttcatcatcttttatcacaagtgtatattttgaataagtctcagttttactcccatgccttacccgggactcgaacccagaacctctcccaccataagctggtgtgcatccgactacgctacggaggtcggctggcaatttacaacactccgttcgtccgtcataatatttctccatgtcaatgctgacaactgttgagaaaacttaacaatttggggggaaaaattatcatatgtaattatattacttaaacaattatgtaaagtaagtacttgaaactcattaaactcagagtgtttttttggtatgtattttcacatttccagagttatcatacgttattataatacttccgtgacttagaccatttttgtttcaaaaaagagctttcgaaatgtgtctaaacgttagctaagaaatgattttggattcagctaaacaattaaacaaactttaatacatttaatataatattttatatgcaaacacctagaagacattaggaggttatagtttaatccgttcacccgtcaaaagtataaagttaccaagctttagacggacgagtggatgacatttttcagccCATCTTATTGGGTacaggtcacgtaattgacagacggatgacggatggacgggctattgtaataattccggccttagttgctaacacccttacaatcaaactatacagcaattattctattgtaatgccgtcaacttattaggaataattttgtaaagtgcgtacgtaaattcgttaagttaactaattatatatatatatatatatatatatatatatatatatatatatatatatatatatatatatatatatatatctgtgtgtgtgtgtgtgtgtgtgtgtgtataatctTTTTGGGgttttttgtaggtattttaatattgtaatgtgaacttaagttaattgaaagaaaaattacatacaaattacatatcaacaatagcccatgtgaaaaaatgaaatttcagactattattctatttatttactcaagaaataattaattttcggtgtttatgcagtttttctttaaaatctggaagaacaccccccgaaaaaaattcctgggtacgcctatgctgcataaaatttattttcacctcaaagTATACACAAAAATATGATACGATTTGGAGCCAATTAAGcagaaactataaaataaaaaaaaggtgtatttttatgtgatatgaattttttaatagtaaaaaaacgCACGAATGTAAATATTCTCATAAATATTCGTGTTTTTTCCTAGTaccttttctaaaaataaataaagttggcATTTGCATTACACAATAGTAATTTTCCttgcttaaaacatttttttttttatatataagttaAAGAATTTTCCATTTCTCGTGCGAAACTTTAcaattaaagtaatttaatttaatttaatataatatatagctgcaattgggtacaaagtgcccggtggcaagcattctccctactttcccctcactctccttctgaactggtccacactcccagccgacacacactcctcctccagcctattccattcccctactgtcctcacgaccatcgcattttttcccctttctgttctcctcctctctttgaaaaccttcctagtattttccttcctacttctaggcattccaATTTTGACATTtccccccagctctccccatcctcccactccactcagcacctggtacatcttgaccaatctctccttctgtcttctatcctttaagctctcctatctcattcctatcatcatctctgtgatactgcactcccccttcccttctctgaccgttctcctccacttgcccttcacccatctagctgctctcctctgcacccccccaagaaattatttattatgtatttatacatATAACTTCCACATCCATCAACTAGAGAATAGAGCtgaacataatgaaaaaaattaacataagtaCTTTCATGTGAAATGGTCCTTCCCAAATTCTGATTGTCCATCTACCAGTGATGTCAACACAGAAAGAAATGTTGCCACACTTACATAGAGACTTTTCGTCAACCCGTCAATGTTGATCCCGATAGGCTCTATATCAGGTTCAAAAATAGACATTTGGTTGTCTATCGTCATGAAACTAGCGGAATTTTTCCGACAGAGTCAAGAtaggttcgagtcccgggtaaggggTATGGGTGTAAAAATtagaatgcaaatatttgatTGATAATGCTATAATAAAGAGGTTAGAATAAAGAAAAATTGACCTATGGCCGTTGGCGCTAGTTCTATGCCACATAACACATAGCACCTAGTGACTAGTACACAGAATTCTATGAATCATAGAGTATTGGCCGAATTGGTAAGCTCCGACGGCTTCTTGTTTCTGTAATGTTTTGCTCTTCCTTTCTcctatttccagttttttttttggtaattgctGCGGACTGTTGACCAACATTTGCTGAatgtagttagtaattttttttaaagcagggCAGCTGTGAAATTAGGATTATTTGAGTAAACTTTGACAGACGACTACGGAAAAGGTtaggaatgtaatttttttgaaaataaatgttaaaatgaTGTCGGTAAACACGTCAGGAATGTGGTAATGTTATCTGACGTATATGCAGTGGCAGGTAATTAAATCGAATTTAAAGTTTTTAGTTATTAATTTAGTTCATCTTATAAATTGTTACTGCGCATTTAATTTAAAagtgattaattttaattttagttgatTTAATGTAATTAgcatgttttaatttgtttatagCTCAGGTCAGTTCATTAAGATGAGGGAACTACTGTTAAAAAAGAGTTGAATTGAATTGATTATTACGTTCACAATTGGGCTTTAACCGATGGTTGATTCTGAACTGAAGCTGCAATGCTACATTAGttaaaacttagtatttttatatgaaTTCATTGTTAAGAAACCTCTCTTATAAATAGGTTAAATTGTATTGATACAGTTGATAAATATTGagagcattgaaaaaaaaaaaagcaaacatgaaaatcaattttttatatCCTTACCTTCTTCCTAAAATGGTATTGTGATAGTCCAAGTAGTTTTATCATTAATTACAGTTTTCAAGGTTAGGCCAGTTACAACAATTCAATCCCGTGTATTGGTGTATGGTttgtataaaattattgtatacattacctgtaatgtaaatatattgACATAAATTTTTGTTGTCCTTTAATAGTATAAGTGAGACTGTTTCCCTCGAGAGATATCCCTGATCCTGTTGTAGCtgccctactgtttacttgatattAGCTGCAACTTGATTGTGTGGTTGTTCAGAGAGCCTTAGGAATATACATAGTGTATTTGAGGCTGATTTAAATAAGATAGGGAATTATATCTGTATGCTATTACTGCAGcaagactgttttccaccctTACTTGTTTTACATTACAAATGAATATAGAACAATATAGAAAATAGAAAACCAGTTAGGGTGGAAATCCATTTTGCCCCAAGAAGTAATGTACTGACATTATAATCCGTGTCTTTTTAAAAACAACTTCAGCTACGCTATATTCCTAAATATCtgtggagaaccacaggatcagcTATATCTCTCAAGAAAAACAGTCTTGGCTATGCTATTATAAAGCACAACACAATTAATTATAAGTCActatttttacattataaaaatatatatatactataaaaACAAACCGAAAATTGAACAGTTCAAAATGTAGACTATGTATCCCACTcaaaatgttaacttttttttcacaatatcaaagtattgtgtaaaataaattgaggtaaataaaataattttaaaaaaatttaagattgtaggtATAACAATGATTAGCGTAGTTTCTCAGATACCTATCTGTGGCACAATTTCTCCTACAGTTGGCATAACAGCTTACAACTAGTAAACATCAGTACAATAATTAGGCTATTagtttatagaaaatatttagcAGTCTGATTAAACATGAAACTACAGGTCAACTTCGTACAGTATTGCATTTGCATTTTATAGAATGactaagaaaaaaaagttaagaactaaaaataaaatgcacTTTCAAATTTCAAATGATATGCAAACATCTTGTTCCAAGAATTCCAACATGGCGAAAATCATATTGTTGTGTGAACATGCTACAATAATATAGTTATGCTGTAGCtaataaaataatagaaatatCACAGTGCCATTTTACATAGTATATGGAAAAATTTAAGGctataaaaatgcatttttaaatttttgtttgcatttttttgATATGCCCCTGTGCAATTTGTATatcatacaaatttttattttgaaaataaagaaatatatttacagtACAATATGGATGTTACCTGTCACTTTCGCTTTTGTTTTTTCAGGTAATTTACAGGATGGTACTTGTTTAAGTATCAATGTGTATCTTATGTGAAGAAGAAATATTAAAGCTAGTATTAAAACTTACTGAAAAAAATTAGTAGGTGTAATTTATTTCTAGATCTTATACTAACCATCTCGAAATGATCTGTGAAGCCCCCAAATGGACACTGGCAAAAGAGGGCGTTTCCCCGCGCCCTCAGACTCTGATACACACAACCTGGATGCTGTAAGAGCGTTGCATCAAACAGTTGTCTCATTGCGTGCAGCACTTGACAAGTCTCGTGCTGAATTGCAAGAGTTACGTTCCAAAGTTCAGTCACAAGTAGACACATCCATCTATCGAGACACAATAGAAAAACTATCTCTTGAAAATCACATTTTGCGATCGAGAGTACTAGCCAATGGCAAAGTTGCAGAGTATGTTGATTCTTTAACTGACATACTACTGAAACCAAACTTGTTACCTATTGAAAGCAACACAAAACACATGGATCAGTCTAAAACTGTACCAGATGAGTTAAAGGTTGGTAACAATGATAATGTGAAGGATAGTGCGAGACCAGCAGTGAAAACTGCTGAAGATTTGACAGTTTCAAACGTGCAAGAAGTTTCTGCAAAAGAAGATGCTAATGAAGTTAACCAATTGCAACGCAGTACTCTAGAAGAAAAAGAAGATGAAGGAGGCGGAGAAAATAAGATTTGCACAGAGAAACTGGAACACAGAGAGTCAAGCATCAGGTCAGAAGATGGCGACCATTCTGTGGGCAGTGAAACAAGTCAGCAGGATGGTGGGCCACAGCAAGTGGCTAAGACGGCAGGGGACTCTGATAACGAATCTGAGGAACTGGATGATATTGAGCTTATATTCACAACTGAAGAGACAAAAGAGTTGGGTGTTTTGCAGGAAGATCTGGTATCCATCACAGAGACCGAGGTGTGGCACCCAAGTGGCAACGCAACTCTGTATAAGCACCCCAGGGTGGAAAATGTTAATGAGGTAGCAGAAGAggaagatgatgatgaagtgtTTCCAAAAGATGGGGTTGATGAGAAGGAAGTACCTCCATCTAACCTCACCAAGATCTGGACACAGTCTGTGCTCGTGGAAACTGATATCTCAAAGTGTGGTGTTGTGGATGATATAGATGTTACTATACCATTGTCTCGGAGAAACACATTGCCCAACCCTCTTATGTACCACACAGTTCTCCCCAGAGAACCGTTGGCAAACAAGGTTTCGATCGGCCCCTCACCCTTGAGTCCTCGGCCATTTGCAGTGAAGTTTGCCGCTTCATCGGGAGGTCCCCAAAGTCAAAGGAATGGCAGGCTAGAGTTAACAAAGTCTGCGGTAAGACCCATTCTGATCGAGAAAAATGCAGTGAAGAGAGAGTCGGAAGCTCAGACGGACATTACCGCGCTGCCGTCGCAGTGGAAATCAGAAAGCTATTTGGCCCATAAAGTCTCGCATAACTTCACAACTCTACCTTCCAAGTTTGCCATGCCGATACAGCAAATGGTTCACCCAAAATATTCATTACGACTCTCCGAGAAGACCCAAGAGGCTCGTAGGACATTGCTGTCGGATATCAACTTCACGAGCATGGTGCCGGAGCTGTCACGCAGTGCAGACCACCTGTGCCAAGAAGACACGGAGCAGAGCATCCAGCCCGCCAACATGGGGCTGTGCCGCAACTACCCCAGGGCGTTCTCGTACATGAAGAACGGCGAGGTGATGTCGCCGAGCTACGCCCATTCGAGGGACTACGGCAAGGACCCGTGGTCTCCGTGCAGCTGCACCCAGTACGGGGGCAGCCAGCTGTACCACCGCTACCAGGGCTCGCTGTCGTCCATGTCCGGCCCGCTGAGCTACGAGGCTCTGGACCCTCGCAGGAGGCACTCGTGGAGGCCGTCCTACGACAGCTACCAGAGCAGCACGCTGTCGCAGAAGCCCGCCTGGGGCTCCGTGCCCTCGTCGCCCACCCACGGCCGGCGCTCGCGCAGCATGCAGTTCGCGCAGACACCGTGCTCCGACGTCAACTTGTACTCGTGCGCCAGCGGGCGAGAGCTGCAGTTCAGCTCCTCGTCTCTCCGCAGCGGCAAGCTGCAGCCGTCAAAGAGCAGATCTCGCAACAAAGTCACATTTGAAGGTTGGTAACTACGTTCCTACTGTTCCTACTGTTCCTGCAGTagacctgaacagaaaaaaaactttgcaatttTATGTTTGACTAAACCCGCTCTAAATAACTTCAgagatttataaatataaattaaaaaaaagtttaaaagttgTATTTCAATGTTTTTCAGATATAACTGAAGGCTTGGTCTTGCACCaagtcaatttttttcattattactttaaattaagggctatttataacattttaattagaTTCCTCACTTATAGTAGCCTAATATTATTGGTGTAAAAAGACGTACAAGTCTTTGTAATCATCACTTGCGTACATTTTTACagccatgatattacactaaataaatatgcaaaagaggtatcaaattcaaattttagaaatagcccttaaataaaaatgATCATGAAAAAATCAAAATGAGTCAATAAGCAGCCTTATTGACAACAAATTGAACAGTTGCATGGTAAAATCAACTTGCATAGGTACATCTCATGGAAAACTGATATGGCTAGTATttacccagggccggcgcgtccatgcaggcgaactaggcaaccgcccagggcgccaagtagctgggggcggcgcagcacgacacataacagctgatataatatgtttaatgattattgaaactagatgaaaatggatttttgtaacagtttggaattcttatattgatgtaagtaattatttaaagtccacggtgacctgtttatgatttgtaataagtaaaaaagtaaaaaatacacaagcctgcttacatttgattgttgacaaaatcttaggcttacgtgatgtattttgaggcaaggaaattttttttggggtgtcctgccacggcggggggggggaggaagggtggcattaaggtttttcgtccagggcgccaatttaccttgcaccggccctgtattTACCCCATAGTCTAGCAGGGATCTACTTCACTGTGCCCCAAAGTGGGTCAGGAATCACTACAAGTAAAAATACTCACGGAACACAATCTGCTAGTGTTTATATTTCTGTATTGATCGCAACACAAGCATGCATTGACAGAATAGGAGTGGTTATCTATTATTATGTTATGCTTTAAAAAGCAGATTGTTTAAAAAGCATGCTTCTTTTAATAATgctctattacaaaaaaaaagtaaaataagcgGGAATGGAGGTTGGTGGTGGGTGGTTGCTGATAGTAAAAAGTCTATACTCTTCTAAGATAAGAACTAGTCTgctggatccaaaaaaaaatatttagctgcCACTCACTATTGGAAGGCTGGCCATCCATGCATTGTTGTGTTATGTTCTTGCATCGTATGGTCCAGCGAAAAACTTGTGACAGCCGTGTTAAAAGGGCACAGTAGTCTGACCTGAGTCAAATTGAGTTTACTAATGTTTCTGTGTGATCATCTCAATTCAGCTTTGTAGGATCTGCATAAAAACTTGTTATTTGTAGTTTGCATTTCAGGAGACTGTTGTAAACTTCCAAGGGTAAAACTTGGTACTATATAGGGACTCAGGTTCTCTTGATACTTGAACCACTTTCGCGATGTTATGAAATTTCTTAATTCTGCTTAACCAAAATTAAGTCATATTGATTGTGGTACAGCctgcatattttaattaaatagttgGTAATCTATTTGGGGTGTGTGTATATACTCTGAACAAAAATCGCAATGACCAGAAATTTGTGTTTTAAGTAAATACTACAATGTGTAGGGTAAAGATTTGGTTCCAACAAATGcattattaatagaaataatattaaatttttacaatccaTTTAGTCCAAATATTTCCTTTCAAACTGCAGACAAAAAGAAATCAGTTGTATTTTGGATGATAAAGATTTCAAAATTTAGTCACTTGAGTTATTCACTTAGGGcttaaatggtgtattaacacACAACTCTGTTTTTTATTGCAGTTTACGTATGTGATTCTTTCAGACAGGGAAAACTGAGAAAACTTATGGAATTGAAAGGTGTCTTCAAAACTTGAAAAACACAGGGAAATAGCCATATTCTTGGTTATAAAACAGTACCAGTAATTGTAAATTAGTATGttcctttaatattttaatacccATCTGTATTTTAGTCACAAATTCCTGGGTAGTTGAAAACCAATCTGTTTTCATCAGTCATTAAACATAAAGAAAAGAATAAACTGTGTATATCCTTCGTGAGCTGATCTGGTTCTAAGCAGTGGGATGAAtaaatttggtaaaatattttagtaatattattttttattctttgagTTTTGTGTCTGTTACTTACAGGTTTGTGTGTCACCAACTTTATGATAAGTTGCGTGTGTTTCTGTGTTGACCACACTCCTGCGGTCAAGTGAGAGCAATATTCTCTGTGTGCAGAGTCTTCCTTGCGCCGTGTGCCGCATCCCGGCCAGTCGCTGCCCGATCTCAGGGCTGACATTGATTTCGACAGCGGTAACTCTACCGACTCCCTCATAGATGAAGCAGAGGAGTATTTGCGACGTTCGATTGATTCCATTCTGACTGGAACAGATTGGAGTCGGGTTGGGCGTCGAAGACAGGCCCGCAAACATTCAGAACCAGACCAGATACGAGGTAAGGAACAatgttgaagtaattttttttaaaattaatatctacAGTTCAGAAAATGGTTTAACTTAGTTTGTAAGTTAAAAAATGTAGCACCTAAATGAATGACctgctttcagttttttttttctttcatatgtATTGGTGACATTTTTTTGCTGTAAATGCCCCTTACTcattaaaatattgtgttttaactTATGATCGCCAATATGAATACACTCCACATAACCtgtagtaattaaataaattcacaatATGAGACATAAATATACTATCGTTGTCATTATTTGTAGTATGATACATAAGTTATTCATTGTCCTAATAATCACTAGACACTGAACATTACGAACAACGCGGGAAATTATCTCGCTGAAACAACCAGCAGAcaacttgccctcgcaactcttttttttaaaaaaaaaaaaaaaaaaaaaaagagtgaaacGAACCTTTTGGGTTGATACTCACatccaaacatttaaattttatcataatttttttttttttttttttttgggaatttacTAATTTGTTGTGTACTGGAGCCAAGTTGCTGTATAAGATAAACATCTGAGCGAGAAAACATGAGCTATTGCAGAggtgccccccctcccctccccccaaacactatgactcactctccctaacctaatgatgagccccccccccccccccccccccccccccgaaattttttatgccattttctcaatgatttactcaatgattttataatattatactttttttttagttttatattttatcacattttgcattaatttaaactgattttctaataataattttggtcatatcaggtaatatttccagcCTGAACccacagatgccaaactgcttttgttgaggaaagtgcggggttgccaatttgatttacaagattcctttcaattatcaaagcaccagtaacgtattttcacattagaagctatacttatgtaaataatatatacatttttctcgtcttttaacccccccctgaaattttaatgatgcaatctgcgtcgttacccccccccctccccccttgtgggcacccctggctaTTGGCTGCACTGACGGATGAAGTAGTATTTTAGCTACACGGTGCTGTTGGGAGGTAGTGTGACGGACGGAAACGAAGGGCTGTTCCTTGCTTGTGCTGGAACTAAGTGGGGTGGTTCCAGAGCTGGTGCCCCCGCGGTCAGCCCGGCCGTTCCTCCCGAAGATACCGCGAGACCTCAAGCTGGACTACATGGTGAAGGTGATCTCGGCCGAGGGGCGCGTGATGATGGGGCGCGTGCGGTACGTGGGCGGCGTGCCCGGCCGGGCGGAGCCCCACGTGGGGGTGGAGCTGCCCCGGGACTCCGGCGACTCGGACGGCTCCTTCCAGGGCCGGCGGTTCTTCGACTGGTGCGTTGCTCGTAGCTCCCCCTGCCTTCTCCGGCCCCCACCCTCTCGCCGAGGTTCCCGGGCATTGTCTCAACCCCTCGTCGTTTCTTATGATCCCGCTTGTTTACCAGCTCGGCGTACATGGGGAAATTCTGCCATCCACAGTGGGGCAGTATCactgtggtggtggtggtggttacCTCATAACTATTCATTAATTAATTCAGGTTTTGTAAAACAATCAAGAAAGGAAGAAAATAAAGGAGAAAAAACGGGTACTAGAAAAAgaaactgaaaattaaaaaaaaataccaggtCACTTAAAAATTATGGTAGAAAATGGTGCAAAAAATTTGTCATTTGATGATTCAATTTTTCCTCATTTGTCATGAAACCATGCATTGTTGATGTGGGACGGCTTAAGGGCCGGGCGACCGCCGAgctgaggggggaaaaaaaagttttatgttgttttaaaataccttttagaattaaaaaaagaattccAAGATTacgatttcatgatttattacCCTTTTGGGTAAAATAAcctgaataatttttataatttgaagtGCTAACATTGACAATGAGAGATATACACCCTGTTGTGGTTATCCTGACTCCGCCACTCCAGGCACGGACTCGCCCAACCTCCACTCCGTCTAGACATCTAGGCACTTGCACACCGTACCATAAGCATCAAGTCACTATTGTTGGCTTGGGTTATAAACAATCTTTGTATACAGCGTGGTgtgttttaaaatcataaatataacttactagagactttttttttaaatgctgaacAAAGCAAAGCCTTCAGGATCATTTTTGGCGGAAAAAGAAGGCTTAGGTGATTGTTGAAGTATAGAAACAAGCATCTGCTctataaatatttattgcaaTTAGTCCCTGTAACATTTTCATGCTCCTAGTACTTCGACATCAGAAGAAATTGAAAGTGATCAGGAAGATCTTAAAGATGCAAGTGCAGAAATTCACTCACTTGTGGTTGCTATGTTGATGTCTACTACTGGGGTAATcttctataaatataaaaattgatgtgtgtatgtatgttccctatggactccataacggctggaccgattttgatgaaaatttcgGGCAATCTTAAAATTAGCCCAGCGGGTAATCCTGTAAAGTTTGGTAGCAATcgtatcaacatttttttttttttgcaattttgtgtcatattttcaatgcaaattaatttttttttacgattaaaAGTGATATTAGGGTCACTAGTctactttaattatttaatttatttgctgtTTTCACTTTCAAAAAACTACAGTTCGAAAACAAAATCTGGAAACTGGGCTACCATTTTGACCTCTATATACTTGAatgcctatttttaaaaaaaaatcttttggatATCTgtcttaaagaatttttaaattacgcAGGTTATTCTGAAGCTATGCACACTGTGTGTTTACCCAAGTAAGGCAGGAACCTTACAACTAACTTTATGGCGGCTATGCTTGGAGTCGGGGTATGGCAAATTTGCTGTATTTAAAGTGAAATAAGCATGGTTGTGGCAGTGTGGCTGCTGAAAATAATCTGGCTGACTGATGTTTTCCAGTGACCCAGGCAAGGCGATGTTTGTGCCCTTCAAGAAGGTCGTCATGGCTTGGAGCACCTGAACCATCGCAGAGGTGTTGCATCCTT
Proteins encoded:
- the LOC134543304 gene encoding uncharacterized protein LOC134543304 isoform X2 encodes the protein MDTGKRGRFPAPSDSDTHNLDAVRALHQTVVSLRAALDKSRAELQELRSKVQSQVDTSIYRDTIEKLSLENHILRSRVLANGKVAEYVDSLTDILLKPNLLPIESNTKHMDQSKTVPDELKVGNNDNVKDSARPAVKTAEDLTVSNVQEVSAKEDANEVNQLQRSTLEEKEDEGGGENKICTEKLEHRESSIRSEDGDHSVGSETSQQDGGPQQVAKTAGDSDNESEELDDIELIFTTEETKELGVLQEDLVSITETEVWHPSGNATLYKHPRVENVNEVAEEEDDDEVFPKDGVDEKEVPPSNLTKIWTQSVLVETDISKCGVVDDIDVTIPLSRRNTLPNPLMYHTVLPREPLANKVSIGPSPLSPRPFAVKFAASSGGPQSQRNGRLELTKSAVRPILIEKNAVKRESEAQTDITALPSQWKSESYLAHKVSHNFTTLPSKFAMPIQQMVHPKYSLRLSEKTQEARRTLLSDINFTSMVPELSRSADHLCQEDTEQSIQPANMGLCRNYPRAFSYMKNGEVMSPSYAHSRDYGKDPWSPCSCTQYGGSQLYHRYQGSLSSMSGPLSYEALDPRRRHSWRPSYDSYQSSTLSQKPAWGSVPSSPTHGRRSRSMQFAQTPCSDVNLYSCASGRELQFSSSSLRSGKLQPSKSRSRNKVTFEESSLRRVPHPGQSLPDLRADIDFDSGNSTDSLIDEAEEYLRRSIDSILTGTDWSRVGRRRQARKHSEPDQIRELVPPRSARPFLPKIPRDLKLDYMVKVISAEGRVMMGRVRYVGGVPGRAEPHVGVELPRDSGDSDGSFQGRRFFDWCVARSSPCLLRPPPSRRGSRALSQPLVVSYDPACLPARRTWGNSAIHSGAVSLWWWWWLPHNYSLINSGFVKQSRKEENKGEKTGTRKRN
- the LOC134543304 gene encoding uncharacterized protein LOC134543304 isoform X1 — translated: MDTGKRGRFPAPSDSDTHNLDAVRALHQTVVSLRAALDKSRAELQELRSKVQSQVDTSIYRDTIEKLSLENHILRSRVLANGKVAEYVDSLTDILLKPNLLPIESNTKHMDQSKTVPDELKVGNNDNVKDSARPAVKTAEDLTVSNVQEVSAKEDANEVNQLQRSTLEEKEDEGGGENKICTEKLEHRESSIRSEDGDHSVGSETSQQDGGPQQVAKTAGDSDNESEELDDIELIFTTEETKELGVLQEDLVSITETEVWHPSGNATLYKHPRVENVNEVAEEEDDDEVFPKDGVDEKEVPPSNLTKIWTQSVLVETDISKCGVVDDIDVTIPLSRRNTLPNPLMYHTVLPREPLANKVSIGPSPLSPRPFAVKFAASSGGPQSQRNGRLELTKSAVRPILIEKNAVKRESEAQTDITALPSQWKSESYLAHKVSHNFTTLPSKFAMPIQQMVHPKYSLRLSEKTQEARRTLLSDINFTSMVPELSRSADHLCQEDTEQSIQPANMGLCRNYPRAFSYMKNGEVMSPSYAHSRDYGKDPWSPCSCTQYGGSQLYHRYQGSLSSMSGPLSYEALDPRRRHSWRPSYDSYQSSTLSQKPAWGSVPSSPTHGRRSRSMQFAQTPCSDVNLYSCASGRELQFSSSSLRSGKLQPSKSRSRNKVTFEESSLRRVPHPGQSLPDLRADIDFDSGNSTDSLIDEAEEYLRRSIDSILTGTDWSRVGRRRQARKHSEPDQIRELVPPRSARPFLPKIPRDLKLDYMVKVISAEGRVMMGRVRYVGGVPGRAEPHVGVELPRDSGDSDGSFQGRRFFDCDPGKAMFVPFKKVVMAWST